A segment of the Symmachiella macrocystis genome:
GGCCAATGGAGGGGCAATACCGGGTCTCGCACGGTTTTTATCATTGAACAGAAAATATGCTGGGGACTTATCCACCGATTTCTAACTGCACACAGTAGTACTAAGAGGAATCAATGGGGCACGAGTCATAAACGGGGCACAGACTGTTGACGGACCGCTCGAATTCGAATGATGCGAATCACCAGAGAGATCCCTTCAAAAAAACGGCCGCATGTCGGCAACAAATTCAAGCCAGGTTGGACTGCAAATGAAAACTCAAATTCTCGGAATTGAATCGACTTCGCACCAGACACGTCATGGACGTGTCAACGGACGACTGGTTTTGATCTTGGCGGTTGCGCTGTTGGTTTCAGGGACCGTGATTCATCTCGTGCACGGTGTGATGGTCGATCGAAACGCAAGCGACCTGTATGACCGCGCCGTCCGCTTGCTGGACGAGGCAAAGGCTGACGAAACCGCCGCGCAGTCGGCCGAAGGCGAAAAGCTGGAAAAGCTGGAAAAGCAAGTTACACAAAAACGCCGAGATGCGATCCGTTACCTCGGGCAGTACCTACAACTGGAAACAGACGATCACGAAGCTTGGTTGCTGTACGCCAAGTCCTCTGATGAATTCCAAACCGCACCCAGGTCCCGACGGAAGGTGCACGAGCGTATCAATGCAGCATTACGCAAATTGGAATCCGCAATAGAAGCGGGCACCGCTACGGATGATGTCGCCGAACAATACCAAGCTCTCCGCCGCCGCTCCATTAAAGTGGCCATGAATGTAGGAGCTTTGACGAGAGAACTCAGCCTATTCAAAATCGCCGCACAAGACATTGATGAACTCAACGATGAGCTCAACAATGACGAGAATAGTGAAAATGACAACGACGCGGAATTAAAATTGTGGTCCGGAATTTGTGCCGCCCAACTACAAGAATGGAAACAAGCCGCCAGCGCATTTGACGAGGCAATCGCGCTGGACCCCAGTTTGGTCGAGGCTTACAAAAACCTAATCCTGGTCATCCGGGACCACACTCGTGACGTGCCTTTTCAGGGGTATGATCCTTCCGGAAGAACGGGAGTGACCGTTGACGAAGTGATCACACGGCTTGGTGAAAAGATGGTGGCAAACGGCAAACCCGCCTATCAAGCCTATTTCACCAGAGCCGTCCTGGAACAAGAAAGTAGCGAGACAGCTGACAACGATGAAATCCGCGATGCCGACCTGAAGCAAGCACGCGAGGACATCGAAAAGTCAGTGAAGCAACTGGAAACCTTGATCGCGCAGCCCGAGCAAAGTATCGACAAGACAATCGATTCCCCGGCGAAGGAAATCGAACCGTTTCTGGTTGCGTCTCGAATTTATTCGACCTCCGCTAGGTATGCGAACGAACATTCGGATGCCGAGACCGCAAAAAAATTCCGGGAAAAGGCACACCTATTCGCCGCCACGGTCCTTGACCGCCAACCATCCAACCTGACCAGCTACTTATTGCTGTCGAAAAACGAACAGTCGACGCAGTTTGCGAAACCGACCGCTGAGCAGGACCTATCAGCCCCGATTCAATACCTCAAAGATGGGTTGGCACAAATTCCCGAAGGACAGCGACTCGCAACTACCGAAGAATTGCGTTTGCGGTTGGAATTGGTCGAACAAATGATCCTCGCCAAGTATTGGGAGGAAGGCCCCGATTCCGCTGGTAAGAATCAAGAATTGCAAGATGCCTTCATCTCTTTAACAGAACGCAATGCTCCCGGCAGCCGCGTCGACTTTCTGCACGCTCTGCAGCTCTTTGAACAACATGACTGGAATAAAGCGATTCCGGCTTTGGTCGAGGCGCGAGAACAATTGCTAGAGGAAGATCTCCTCTCTCTCAGAATCAACATGATGTTGGCCACCGCTTATGGACAAACCGGCAATTCGCAATTGCAACTGCGTGCATTGGAACGCGCCAAGGAACTCAGTCCGCTGATGATTGCCGTGCGAGTCCGACTTGCCAGTGCCTTGGCGCGGGCCGGCCGTACCGACGAGGCGATCGAGGATTTGAACCTGACAAAAATATCTGTTGATGGAGTTGCGTCACAGATTGCTCGACTCACCATCCAGCAAATGCAAAGAAACCCCGTACAGCGCCGCAAATGGAATGAGGTCCGTGATCGACTAACTCAGGTTCTTGATCTGCTTGATAAATCGGGTCGCAAATTCTCGCCGGATTGGACCACAGTTAAAACGGCACTTGCTCATACATATAAAAACCACGCCACGGAATTGAACGACACCAAACCGAAGCAAGCCAAGCTAGCGCTTGACGAATCCGAGACGTTGCTGCGGGAGGCCATCGAGCAACAACCCGACGAACCAACGTATTGGACGGAATTGGCGAGTGTGCAATTCCTGCGAGGGTCGCTGGAGAAGGATGGAAAGGATAAACGAAGCACACAGGCTGAAGCCCTAAAACTCTTAGACGAAGCGGATGCGATATTCGGGCCGCTCCCCGTCCTGCTCACAACGCGTGCCAACGCAATAGCCCTCCTGCACGCTGACGATGAAAACACAACCGACGCAATTGAGCAAATCAACGCCTTGGGAGACGATCTGGGCGACCTGAACGACGAGGAGAAAATCCAGCTGTGGAGAGGTCTAGGCATGGCCAATCTGAGCCTCGGATCCATCAAGAACGCACGCCGCTACTGGCAGCAAATCGTCGACACCAAACCGTTCAACTTGGAATACCAACTGTTCTTGTTGCAATTGGTACTAACCGATTCCAAGTTTCTGCTCAGCAATGTCAAACCTGACCTACCGGCCGACAAGTTGGCTGAACTGCGAAAACAACACGAGGCCTTGCGCGAAGAGGCTACGCACATCGCCGCAGAAATCCGCAAAATTGAAGGCGACGGCGGACCGAATGGTGATTTTGCAGAAGCGAACGCGCTGTTACTTGAAATCGAATTCCAGCAACGGCAATTGGCCACTCAACAGATGACTGTTACCGATGAGAAACTCATTGCGCAACTGCAGCGCGCTCGAAAATTGTTGCTAGCCGCCAAAAGCAAGCAACCGCGAGATACTGAGATCCCAGCCGTGTTAGGACGCGTGGAACTTTCTTTGGGCAATGAACAAGCAGCTATCGATAATTTATTGATCGCCGTCGATCTAGGCGACTACAACTCCATCGTCTTGGATCAACTCATTCCGTTGCTTTCCAAATACAACCGCAACGATGAGATTCGCAGCATCGTCAACCGCGTGCAGATTCGCACACCCGAAGTGCTCACCCCGGGTAACGGGTCAGGCTTTGGCAACCGACTGGGGGCATACGCGGCTCAGGCGTCCGTGCAACTCGGGGACTATGCTGATGCCGTCGACCTCCTCAAGAAAATCTCGCCCGACCCGGAAAATAACGCCAATTATCACCTACGCGTTGGCCAGATCAAACTGATGGAAGCCCGCAGCAAAAAACGCGTTGACAAAGAGACTGAAATCGAGCCACATTTCCGCGATGCGATTAAGATTGCTCCCCTGGATCCCAAGGCACGATTGGCACTGGTCGCATACCTGCTGGAGGCCAACCGACGCGAGGATGCGGTGCAGGAAGTTGAGAAAGCAAAAACCGATCTGGGCAGTGATGACAATCATGCACTGTTAGCCAGAATGTATCGCGCCGTCGGAAATCTGGACGTAGCGACCAGCGAATACGAAGAGGCACTCAGCAAACGCCCCACCGATAGCATTCTGCTAGGCGAAATGGTTGACTACTACGTCAGCCTGAAAAACGCCGAGGCTGCCGAACAAGCCGTTAACGCGGCCCTCTCTATCGACGAGAAAAACCCAAGCTTATTCAGCGTCGCCGCCAATCTGTATGCAAAAACCGGACAGCGTGAAAAGGCATTGATTTATCTGAAAAAAATCCTCGATCGCAAATCGGAATTTGACGAGCCATTTATCAAATCCGCCCGCCGACGAAAAGCATTACTGCTGGGGACAACCAACGTCTATCAGGAAAGCTTAAACGCGGTGAAACTCATCGATGAAAACCTCGTCGAATCGCATGATCTCAGAGATTTGCGTGTCAAAATGGAAATTCTGAATCGCCATGCCACGCAAGACGCGCAAAAACAAGTGATTGAAATTCTCAACGAAATTGATGCCGCCGGTCAATTAAACCTCCAGGAACGATTTATCTTGGCCAAGTTGTATCAGATGCGCGGCAACTGGGATGCTGCTAAAGGGCAACTGCTCAATTTAGTGGATGCCGCCCCGAATTCGCAAAAATACCTTGCTGAGTACATTGATGGATTGATCAACCAAAACCAACAACGCGATGCCGCTCCCTTCATCACGCGGTTGGAGCAAATCGCACCCGATTCGATCGCACTGGCCATGATCAAATCCCGCATCGAAATGGCCGACGATGATCCAGAAGCGGCTGTGCGGGAACTCACACAGTTCTTAGACAACCATCCGCCCCCCAAATACGACCTCGATTTAGCAATGCGCATCGGCACACTCTACAAGGCCGATCCCCAGCCGACCGAAGAATTGCTCGACGTCTTCGAAGAATTTGTAAAGTCAACAGACGACCGCCAAGCTCCCGAAGTGCTTAAAAACGCCCGCGAACTATACAAAGATCAAAAGTCGGCAGAAGCCGCCCGTCTGGCCGCTGCGTTCACAGGGAAGGTTGTCGCGCGGGGAGATTTATTCGCCGAAGAAACCTTAGTGATTGCAAAAATATTGGAGACCTTGGCAGGCGAGGAAATTTCCGCCACCAACGAAGCCGTCATCACGAAAGCCGAAGAGATCTACCGCGACTACGTACAACTGTCTCGAAAACCAACTGCCAAATTTGCCCTGGCTAGCTTTTACGGCCGACAGAAACGCATTTCTGAAGCACTCGAGATTTGTGACCAACTTGATGACGGCAGTATCCCTGTTGCACAGATGATTGCTTTGAAAGTCGCGCTACTACGCACTGGGTTCGCTACGCCTGAAGAGGTTCGTCGTGTCTCCCAAAGTGTGGACCAGGCCGTGCAACAAAACCCAAACTCGATTCCCCTCAAACTGCAGCTTGCGACGTTACGGGACTACCAAGAACTCGATAGTGAAGCTATCGACGCTTATGATTCGATTCTCGAAAAAGATCCCAAAAATGTGCTGGCGAACAACAATCTCGCTTGGTTGCTCGCCATGAGTACCGGCAACGAAAAAAACACCGCGAAAGCCCTGAATTTGATTAATGAGGCCATTGCTGTCCGCGGTCCGGTGCCCGAATTCCTCGACACACGTGCGACAATTCATATGATTCAAGGAGATGCCGCCGCAGCCATTGCCGACTTGGAAATCGCGGTCAAATCAACCTCCAATAATAACTCGATGTACTACCACCTCGCGCAAGCTTACTTGCTGGCCGGAGATTTTTCTGAAGCAAAACGGACCATGCAGCGAGCACGCAAACAGGGATTCACCCCCCACGACTTGCATCCCCGCGAAATCGAAGCGCATGACCAACTCGTCCACGATTTGGGTCTGGACGTTGAGAAAAAATGAGAAAGCAACAGGGGCAGCAATGCAGACTAAGCCTCGCCCCTGTTTTCTCAGCTCGAAATCGTGACAATTTCATGAACATCAAGTTCGGTTATTGAGCTCCACATTGGGCCTAATACAGCTATGGCGCGTCTTGTCAGCCCTTTCTGAGCCCGTGTGGGCCAGTTTTCCGGTAAAATTGCGAATGGGCTTCTCGCGTCTCCCCAAGCATCCGCTGCGATTAGATTGCATTTCTCTGGTGATTCGACAATTGTCGCGAAATCACCCCGCCAAACCCCGTGTTTTGGGTAAACATAAAAAACTTCCAAAACAGAGTTTTTTTTGTTGACACGGATAGGTAGATCTCCGTAAATTGGAGAGTAGTGATGGGGGCTGCAATTGTGTCAGCAACATTTCCTGCCTCCCATTGATGACTGGCAACTATAGAATTACCGGAATGAACATGCGACGGAGAGCCTACAATTGGGTTCTGATTCTCGGCTGCATGGCCCTTTTAACGGGCCTGTCGTCGACTGCTCGCGCCGGTTATATCACTGATGCCACTCAAGTGCCCGACCTGTGCCTTGTCGATTCCGCCCAATCGGGTTCTTCTGCTGCAACAACCGACACCGAGCGCAAACCGGTGACCCCTGAGGCCCTATTGCAAATGTTCGGCCCGCTGGCCGTTAAGGGCGTCATGGATGCTGGCTCTGGAGTTGGAACCCCCTCGGTGAGTGGCACCGGGTCCTCAATGCCTATCGCCGGACTGCTATTGCCGGTGGAAGTTTCACAAAATCAACTAACGGCCCGCTTGGCCATCGCTTCTCAAACCTCACGGCCCCCGCCTCATGTGGACCGGCTGTTCCGACCGCCCCGCGTCGGCTAGTTTTTTCGCAAATCGAATAGTAGTAAACAGAGACACGATTTTGCATCGAGTTACCGGAAGATCCGGCCGCTCAATTACTTAAAAAAACTAGCAACTTAAGGTTTGAAAAATGAAGAAATCACTTTTCGTGGCCAGCTTGGTCGCAGCTGCTTTGTTGATGCCCAGTACAAAAGCCCAAGCCCAA
Coding sequences within it:
- a CDS encoding tetratricopeptide repeat protein encodes the protein MKTQILGIESTSHQTRHGRVNGRLVLILAVALLVSGTVIHLVHGVMVDRNASDLYDRAVRLLDEAKADETAAQSAEGEKLEKLEKQVTQKRRDAIRYLGQYLQLETDDHEAWLLYAKSSDEFQTAPRSRRKVHERINAALRKLESAIEAGTATDDVAEQYQALRRRSIKVAMNVGALTRELSLFKIAAQDIDELNDELNNDENSENDNDAELKLWSGICAAQLQEWKQAASAFDEAIALDPSLVEAYKNLILVIRDHTRDVPFQGYDPSGRTGVTVDEVITRLGEKMVANGKPAYQAYFTRAVLEQESSETADNDEIRDADLKQAREDIEKSVKQLETLIAQPEQSIDKTIDSPAKEIEPFLVASRIYSTSARYANEHSDAETAKKFREKAHLFAATVLDRQPSNLTSYLLLSKNEQSTQFAKPTAEQDLSAPIQYLKDGLAQIPEGQRLATTEELRLRLELVEQMILAKYWEEGPDSAGKNQELQDAFISLTERNAPGSRVDFLHALQLFEQHDWNKAIPALVEAREQLLEEDLLSLRINMMLATAYGQTGNSQLQLRALERAKELSPLMIAVRVRLASALARAGRTDEAIEDLNLTKISVDGVASQIARLTIQQMQRNPVQRRKWNEVRDRLTQVLDLLDKSGRKFSPDWTTVKTALAHTYKNHATELNDTKPKQAKLALDESETLLREAIEQQPDEPTYWTELASVQFLRGSLEKDGKDKRSTQAEALKLLDEADAIFGPLPVLLTTRANAIALLHADDENTTDAIEQINALGDDLGDLNDEEKIQLWRGLGMANLSLGSIKNARRYWQQIVDTKPFNLEYQLFLLQLVLTDSKFLLSNVKPDLPADKLAELRKQHEALREEATHIAAEIRKIEGDGGPNGDFAEANALLLEIEFQQRQLATQQMTVTDEKLIAQLQRARKLLLAAKSKQPRDTEIPAVLGRVELSLGNEQAAIDNLLIAVDLGDYNSIVLDQLIPLLSKYNRNDEIRSIVNRVQIRTPEVLTPGNGSGFGNRLGAYAAQASVQLGDYADAVDLLKKISPDPENNANYHLRVGQIKLMEARSKKRVDKETEIEPHFRDAIKIAPLDPKARLALVAYLLEANRREDAVQEVEKAKTDLGSDDNHALLARMYRAVGNLDVATSEYEEALSKRPTDSILLGEMVDYYVSLKNAEAAEQAVNAALSIDEKNPSLFSVAANLYAKTGQREKALIYLKKILDRKSEFDEPFIKSARRRKALLLGTTNVYQESLNAVKLIDENLVESHDLRDLRVKMEILNRHATQDAQKQVIEILNEIDAAGQLNLQERFILAKLYQMRGNWDAAKGQLLNLVDAAPNSQKYLAEYIDGLINQNQQRDAAPFITRLEQIAPDSIALAMIKSRIEMADDDPEAAVRELTQFLDNHPPPKYDLDLAMRIGTLYKADPQPTEELLDVFEEFVKSTDDRQAPEVLKNARELYKDQKSAEAARLAAAFTGKVVARGDLFAEETLVIAKILETLAGEEISATNEAVITKAEEIYRDYVQLSRKPTAKFALASFYGRQKRISEALEICDQLDDGSIPVAQMIALKVALLRTGFATPEEVRRVSQSVDQAVQQNPNSIPLKLQLATLRDYQELDSEAIDAYDSILEKDPKNVLANNNLAWLLAMSTGNEKNTAKALNLINEAIAVRGPVPEFLDTRATIHMIQGDAAAAIADLEIAVKSTSNNNSMYYHLAQAYLLAGDFSEAKRTMQRARKQGFTPHDLHPREIEAHDQLVHDLGLDVEKK